A stretch of Shewanella dokdonensis DNA encodes these proteins:
- the motA gene encoding flagellar motor stator protein MotA, producing MQKFVGLVIVLGTVVGGFMFAGGNVASLWQPAEMIIIFGAAIGALVVGNSKHVLKEMLAQLKYQFKAPKDQSKLYQDLLMLMYALLDLARTRGLKDLDEHVENPETSSIFLAYPSVNEYPNLVTFICDNLRLFSMGKISAHDFDNMLDQEIAYLEEQKLKPSQSLASVAEAMPGFGILAAVGGIIITMQHLDGPMGNIGLHVAAALVGTFLGIFGCYCLMGPLASSMEQYVKKRIAIFECVRAMLVAHAKGHVAIVATDAGRKLINEEVKPTFNMMEEWINNRAA from the coding sequence ATGCAGAAATTTGTCGGATTGGTCATTGTATTAGGCACGGTTGTCGGTGGCTTTATGTTTGCCGGCGGCAATGTGGCATCTTTATGGCAGCCCGCTGAAATGATCATTATTTTTGGTGCGGCCATCGGCGCTCTGGTGGTGGGTAACTCCAAGCATGTATTGAAGGAAATGCTGGCACAGCTCAAGTACCAATTTAAAGCGCCCAAGGATCAAAGCAAGCTGTATCAGGATCTGTTGATGTTGATGTATGCCTTATTAGATCTGGCCAGAACTCGCGGCTTGAAGGATTTGGATGAACATGTTGAAAATCCTGAAACCAGCTCCATTTTCTTGGCCTATCCATCAGTGAATGAATACCCCAATCTCGTCACCTTTATCTGCGATAACCTGCGTTTGTTTAGCATGGGGAAAATTTCTGCTCATGACTTTGACAATATGTTGGATCAAGAGATTGCCTATTTGGAAGAGCAGAAACTAAAACCTTCGCAGTCGTTAGCCTCGGTTGCTGAAGCCATGCCTGGGTTCGGGATTTTGGCAGCGGTTGGGGGGATCATCATTACCATGCAACATCTGGATGGGCCAATGGGCAATATTGGTTTGCACGTTGCTGCCGCACTGGTGGGGACTTTCCTGGGGATCTTTGGCTGTTATTGCCTGATGGGACCACTGGCCTCATCAATGGAACAATACGTGAAAAAGAGAATCGCCATTTTTGAATGTGTTCGCGCTATGTTGGTTGCCCATGCCAAGGGGCATGTTGCTATCGTCGCTACCGATGCCGGACGCAAGTTAATCAATGAGGAAGTCAAACCCACATTCAATATGATGGAAGAATGGATTAACAACAGGGCGGCCTAA